One Fusarium poae strain DAOMC 252244 chromosome 4, whole genome shotgun sequence DNA window includes the following coding sequences:
- a CDS encoding hypothetical protein (BUSCO:6081at5125), whose translation MERASCHIIYVNRNVSEDGLIRRTSGDAASDWATDEARQVVQPLLDAFGDVHVCATGGGCLTKLFELQEGSMLDLKPTLVLLDTPKDDSIPDRRRRLSSPSPSCNSSSENVDIHTPDEDLYGLGLLQKIITEAHLRGMSKLVVPIPVISNSEPEQTYTNGQMTDGTVEQIRLPLAPLDTNRQLIRRCLDLGAVDVIICPMSTKCITSLEICAYRAHRDAAKEQSTLLEIRQGRKRSWVGVNEEKPFAYLREAMVSGLMKGICRLGTSDDQINNAHVAVSSERQSAIAEAIGTWRFCAHSFTDDELLVAAMDMFRHALAMPELERWRIHADQLISFLVACRAAYNSFVPYHNFRHVVDVLQATFNFLVHIGALAPYPSGGEPPPMPEKSPMASLITPFEALTLLITAIGHDVGHPGVNNGFLVTLNAPLAQLYNDRSVLESFHCAAYSQILRRYWPSAFEDTKMRNLMISSILATDMGLHFDYMKKLGDVQERLQASNTTDGWNGRQIEENKSLACSLLIKCADISNVARSHEIALQWTYILSEEFSRQASMESELSIQSSLMTPPKQDMASLAKGQLGFMNLFATPLFQGVADIMPTMQYTVDELEMNKSLFELKLQQEKEKQPLDDPVRRRLLKEGTFSPRTMSFAVPQEEEKEERRDMAPLFEALDRASDKTPVGNGELPMPRSESEGLSPADSQRTMGPSPVNGAAVESKDSDGSVSTFDAVRELANSDPFQTQTRRDSAKQRSSETTDGSVSGACSGDWVSQATSATTGKMPMSPSTRGTSIVSRDSTEHATGIPKINVDTASLKESSGTLRHDYSPVDDETRSDASTTGGSIGKAEGKSLRKKTSRFRIKDFPFFRKHKGANSPSTADTT comes from the exons ATGGAACGCGCCTCCTGTCACATAATCTATGTCAATCGCAATGTGAGCGAAGATGGCTTAATTCGTCGCACTTCTGGCGACGCCGCATCCGATTGGGCAACGGATGAGGCTCGTCAGGTTGTACAGCCTTTGTTGGATGCCTTTGGTGACG TTCACGTTTGCGCAACTGGAGGCGGTTGTTTGACGAAATTGTTTGAATTACAGGAGGGTTCCATGCTTGACCTAAAGCCAACTCTAGTACTGCTTGATACACCAAAAGACGATTCGATTCCTGACAGAAGGAGAAGGCTGTCATCCCCTTCCCCCTCCTGTAATTCCTCATCAGAGAATGTCGACATTCACACCCCAGACGAAGATCTGTACGGCCTGGGCCTGTTGCAGAAAATCATCACCGAAGCGCACCTGCGTGGCATGTCTAAGCTTGTTGTCCCGATCCCGGTGATCAGTAATTCCGAGCCAGAACAAACTTACACTAATGGACAAATGACCGACGGTACTGTTGAGCAAATTCGTTTGCCATTGGCACCGCTCGACACGAATCGTCAACTCATAAGAAGATGCCTGGATCTGGGGGCCGTCGACGTCATTATCTGTCCAATGAGCACTAAGTGCATTACGAGTCTGGAGATTTGCGCTTATCGAGCCCACAGAGATGCAGCCAAGGAGCAATCAACCCTGTTAGAGATTAGGCAAGGCCGAAAGCGTTCATGGGTTGGTGTCAACGAAGAGAAACCGTTCGCGTATCTGCGCGAAGCGATGGTTTCTGGACTTATGAAGGGAATTTGCCGCTTAGGCACCAGCGACGACCAGATCAACAATGCTCATGTTGCTGTTTCCTCAGAACGGCAATCTGCCATCGCTGAAGCGATAGGAACCTGGCGCTTCTGTGCTCATTCGTTCACTGATGATGAGCTGTTGGTTGCTGCGATGGACATGTTTAGACACGCCTTGGCAATGCCTGAACTTGAGCGTTGGCGGATACATGCAG ATCAACTAATCAGCTTTCTCGTTGCTTGCCGTGCTGCATACAACAGTTTTGTTCCGTATCACAATTTCCGACATGTGGTGGATGTATTGCAAGCTACGTTTAATTTCCTGGTACACATTGGTGCTCTCGCGCCCTATCCCTCGGGGGGCGAACCCCCACCAATGCCTGAAAAATCACCAATGGCGTCTCTCATCACTCCCTTCGAAGCTTTGACGCTTCTGATCACCGCTATCGGTCACGACGTTGGGCATCCGGGTGTGAATAACGGGTTTCTTGTGACACTAAATGCTCCCTTGGCCCAGCTGTATAACGATCGATCCGTTCTGGAGTCGTTCCACTGTGCAGCCTATTCACAGATCCTTCGCCGATACTGGCCATCCGCCTTCGAAGACACAAAGATGCGTAACCTTATGATCAGCTCCATATTGGCTACGGATATGGGTCTGCATTTCGATTATATGAAAAAGCTCGGAGATGTCCAAGAGCGACTTCAGGCGAGCAACACGACTGATGGGTGGAATGGCCGGCAGATTGAAGAGAACAAGTCATTGGCTTGTTCGCTCCTCATCAAATGTGCCGACATCAGTAATGTG GCACGAAGTCACGAAATAGCCTTACAATGGACCTACATTTTATCAGAGGAATTCTCCCGACAGGCTTCAATGGAAAGCGAGCTCAGCATCCAATCATCACTCATGACGCCGCCTAAGCAAGACATGGCTTCACTGGCTAAAGGCCAACTCGGCTTCATGAATCTGTTTGCCACCCCGTTATTTCAGGGCGTTGCCGATATCATGCCCACTATGCAGTATACCGTCGACGAGCTTGAAATGAATAAGAGTCTCTTCGAGCTGAAACTTCaacaagagaaggaaaagcagCCGTTAGACGATCCGGTCCGAAGGCGTCTTCTTAAAGAGGGTACATTCTCGCCGAGAACTATGAGCTTCGCGGTACCccaagaggaggaaaaggagGAGAGAAGAGACATGGCGCCGCTATTTGAAGCACTAGACCGAGCATCGGACAAGACACCGGTTGGCAATGGTGAGCTTCCAATGCCACGTTCGGAGAGTGAGGGTCTATCGCCGGCCGATAGTCAGAGGACAATGGGACCATCACCTGTGAATGGTGCAGCTGTAGAATCCAAAGATTCTGATGGATCAGTATCAACATTCGACGCAGTTAGAGAACTGGCGAACAGTGACCCGTTCCAGACGCAGACTAGGAGGGATTCAGCGAAACAACGATCAAGCGAGACGACCGACGGGAGTGTATCTGGCGCTTGCTCCGGCGATTGGGTTTCGCAAGCGACAAGCGCCACAACGGGCAAGATGCCAATGTCACCAAGTACACGGGGTACGAGCATTGTGAGCAGGGACTCGACTGAGCACGCGACCGGTATCCCAAAGATCAACGTCGATACAGCCAGTCTGAAAGAAAGTTCAGGGACACTTCGCCATGATTATTCGcctgttgatgatgagacgAGATCAGACGCGAGCACGACAGGCGGAAGTATTGGCAAAGCCGAAGGCAAGTCACTACGGAAGAAGACAAGCAGATTCAGGATAAAGGACTTCCCCTTCTTCAGGAAACACAAGGGCGCAAACTCGCCGTCCACCGCGGATACGACTTGA
- a CDS encoding hypothetical protein (TransMembrane:12 (i52-69o89-109i121-140o146-168i180-199o211-232i283-307o327-349i369-391o397-418i430-450o462-482i)), which translates to MGLNETQLFGQDVTRDNTTTVDIENRHDSSDESAWSDTESWDPLKLSPMRKLHIVIAGFTCTFNGNFGSSMPSGALDIIAEKFNVTDPVYLILLNSLYMVGYVLGPLLFGPLSEYIGRRPVLIGTYLGYILFMFLSSASPNYAALLVFRLLCGISAAAPTTVIGGLYADILDDPSVRGNAMALYMTVTTIGPLIGPIVSGFSSTVSWRWPFWIAGMMAVAGLPLVLTIPETYAPVLHNKMVKAHIKRREKQNKKNKAESTQEEALELKPFNVRKIFLRPMKLLFTEPILASTSVYLTLAYSVFYLMFQAYPRVFQGFYNLSPGMAGLAYIPFCVGVILSLGVFAVYTRYHDKQTAAGAEWTKNHIYRRLPLACIASPCMVVSLFWLGWTVWPSVSPIVPTLGGIFFGLGFQLLFMGMTNYLTDVFRSHSASALGAAAMLRSIGATTLPLAADSMYANLGIHWAPSVLAFIALVMGVIPFIFIRYGDRLARSSKTAREAFAIQE; encoded by the exons ATGGGTTTGAACGAGACTCAACTCTTCGGCCAAGATGTCACAAGAGATAACACAACAACTGTCGATATCGAAAACAGACACGACTCTTCAGATGAATCCGCCTGGTCTGATACAGAGTCTTGGGACCCCCTCAAGCTCTCCCCTATGAGAAAACTTCACATTGTCATTGCTGGCTTCACTTGCACCTTTAACGGAAACTTTGGCTCCTCCATGCCTTCGGGCGCTCTCGATATCATCGCCGAAAAGTTCAACGTTACAGATCCCGTCTACCTTATCCTCCTCAACTCTCTATACATGGTCGGCTACGTTCTCGGTCCTCTCCTCTTCGGCCCTTTAAGCGAGTACATTGGCCGTCGACCTGTTTTGATCGGTACATACTTGGGCTATATCCTGTTCATGTTCCTTTCTTCTGCATCGCCCAATTATGCAGCGCTCTTGGTCTTTAGGTTGCTCTGTGGTATTTCCGCTGCGGCTCCTACGACGGTTATTGGAGGTCTGTATGCAGATATCCTTGACGACCCTTCAGTCCGAGGCAACGCCATGGCTCTTTACATGACCGTTACCACGATTGGTCCCCTGATCGGACCTATTGTTTCTGGTTTCTCATCCACGGTCTCCTGGCGCTGGCCCTTCTGGATCGCCGGCATGATGGCAGTTGCAGGCCTTCCTCTAGTCCTCACCATCCCCGAGACGTACGCCCCTGTTCTTCACAAcaagatggtcaaggcgCATATCAAGAGAAGGGAGAagcagaacaagaagaacaaagccGAGTCTACCCAAGAGGAAGCCTTGGAGCTGAAGCCTTTCAATGTTCGAAAGATCTTCCTCCGACCTATGAAGCTACTCTTCACTGAGCCTATCCTTGCATCCACTTCAGTTTATCTGACCTTGGCCTATTCTGTCTTTTATCTCATGTTCCAGGCTTATCCTCGTGTGTTTCAAGGATTTTACAATCTGTCTCCTGGAATGGCAGGACTCGCTTATATCCCCT TCTGTGTTGGTGTTATACTTTCTCTTGGAGTTTTTGCTGTCTACACGCGATACCATGACAAGCAAACGGCCGCTGGTGCAGAGTGGACAAAGAACCACATCTATCGACGACTTCCCCTCGCTTGCATCGCTTCCCCTTG CATGGTCGTCTCTCTCTTCTGGCTCGGCTGGACCGTCTGGCCCTCTGTATCCCCTATTGTTCCCACTCTCGGCGGCATCTTTTTCGGTCTCGGCTTTCAGCTGCTGTTCATGGGAATGACAAACTACCTCACCGACGTCTTCCGAAGTCACTCTGCCTCTGCTCTCGGTGCTGCTGCCATGTTGCGATCCATCGGCGCTACCACTCTGCCGCTTGCTGCTGATAGTATGTACGCCAACTTGGGCATTCACTGGGCACCTTCAGTCCTTGCTTTTATTGCTCTAGTCATGGGCGTTATTCCCTTTATCTTTATCAGATATGGAGATCGCCTGGCACGCAGCAGCAAGACTGCCCGAGAGGCGTTTGCCATCCAGGAATGA
- a CDS encoding hypothetical protein (BUSCO:41792at5125), which produces MPVQLLPASAAAFAPRASSVNVVLGSKVEPWLTQTLKRINRVKRPLNSVPQHQRCLTETLSSPNAIWTLTSLMLPKTPESDFKRDSANPLVEAIMNYELVHVEAYIVHVDMVLRNEVAYKLTKDTIDALVEYHKEIHCVDAKANTYDWTDKEQQCKKLHEDFVQDINKFVFRTHVSALEGLEEEGAGELLCGKSEEVKNNISALMKPLLPPPPPRVIEVVRQPTLLPSSPAHNMWSQPGYHGNLAAVDSWQVLPSSPSVTSSADSNTSPIWAPMTMSDLSPTPAFTQPHSTAGFYWSSPPVTAPIPALPLPSMLAPAQCGIGMGMGGMGGMGSMGGMGGMSGFGWDRYQEYATIM; this is translated from the coding sequence ATGCCCGTCCAACTCCTTCCGGCGTCGGCCGCCGCCTTCGCTCCTCGGGCTTCATCCGTCAACGTCGTCTTGGGTTCAAAAGTTGAGCCTTGGCTTACACAAACACTCAAGCGTATCAACCGTGTCAAGCGTCCTCTCAACTCTGTCCCTCAACATCAGCGATGTCTTACCGAGACTCTATCATCGCCAAATGCCATCTGGACATTGACATCGCTCATGTTGCCCAAGACACCCGAGTCCGATTTCAAGCGGGATTCTGCCAACCCCCTAGTCGAGGCTATCATGAACTATGAGCTCGTTCACGTTGAGGCTTATATCGTTCACGTTGATATGGTTTTGCGAAATGAGGTCGCCTACAAGCTCACAAAAGATACCATCGATGCTCTTGTTGAGTACCACAAGGAGATCCACTGTGTCGATGCCAAGGCCAACACATACGACTGGACCGACAAGGAACAACAGTGCAAGAAGCTTCACGAGGATTTTGTCCAGGACATCAACAAGTTTGTTTTCCGCACCCACGTCTCAGCCCTCGAGGGTCTCGAGGAGGAGGGTGCCGGCGAACTGCTCTGCGGCAAGAGTGAGGAGGTTAAGAACAACATCAGCGCTCTCATGAAGCCTCTGCTaccccctcctcctcctcgcgTCATTGAAGTTGTCCGACAACCCACACTGCTGCCCAGCTCTCCCGCTCACAACATGTGGTCACAACCTGGCTACCATGGTAACTTGGCCGCCGTCGACTCATGGCAAGTGCTTCCTTCAAGCCCTAGCGTCACATCATCGGCCGATTCAAACACAAGTCCCATCTGGGCACCGATGACTATGAGCGACTTGTCACCTACTCCTGCCTTCACCCAGCCTCACTCCACTGCTGGTTTCTATTGGAGCTCGCCTCCAGTGACAGCCCCCATCCCCGCTCTCCCTCTTCCTAGCATGCTCGCTCCCGCTCAATGCGGCATCGGCATGGGTATGGGAGGAATGGGTGGCATGGGAAGCATGGGTGGCATGGGCGGTATGAGTGGCTTCGGCTGGGATCGATACCAAGAGTATGCAACCATTATGTGA
- a CDS encoding hypothetical protein (CAZy:AA3) yields the protein MTVPQPHPVATALPDAPPFDFFTPIQWDVLFALVDGVLPSITSESAVTDDQGQIQLPDHEIDHVLEKSTKSLAAPATKDNIRAFLQDRPAYDERVRDNLMRTLACSPPAQQKRLAGLLSLMSTRPGSYLITGYWQPIYNQPAHVREAIIKSWATSPRERWSALAKTMSSLSFKAYAQASSLLPQLSGYSDTPQHWQPKESFNYSFIQIEAGDEPHFIETDVVIVGSGCGGGVSAKNLAEAGHKVLVVDKAYHYPAKHLPMSQEAACAHLYDSGGFFTTEDSGATVTAGSTWGGGGTVNWSVCLKPQDFVRKEWADSGLPLFTSPAFDECLDRVWEFQEAGTDQIRHNHRNKVLLNGSNKLGWASSPAPVNTGGREHFCGQCHLGCGLAEKRGPATSWLPDAAKAGAQFMEGFQVDNVIFDSDEQTAIGVEGNWLSRDSKGGVNDSVGDRVKRRVVVKAKKVILAAGSIWSPLVLMKSGITNQHVGANLHLHPCNFVTAVYKEETRPWEGGIITSYSSEFDNTDGSGYGAKLETTCMVPFTILSQPSWMGGLNAKLHMTKYRHMDAWISLTRDRDGGRVFPDPSTGQPRIDYTTSDYDRAHTMQGVEGLAKICYVTGATEIRPLLPGLEPFLRNGESSSEHSLDSQGPVADPETSDPAFAAWLARVREVGNKPPTTTWGSAHQMGTCRMSANRDEGVVDEKGRVWGTENLYVADGSVFPSASGVNPMITIMAIADWISRGVDADLRA from the exons ATGACCGTTCCACAACCTCATCCTGTTGCCACGGCTTTACCGGATGCTCCACCATTCGACTTCTTCACTCCTATTCAATGGGACGTTCTCTTTGCACTCGTCGATGGTGTTTTGCCTTCAATCACCTCCGAGTCTGCTGTGACAGACGACCAGGGTCAGATTCAGTTACCTGATCATGAAATTGATCATGTCCTGGAAAAGAGTACAAAGTCCTTGGCTGCTCCAGCCACAAAGGACAATATTCGTGCCTTTCTCCAAGACAGGCCTGCCTATGACGAGCGCGTCAGGGATAACCTCATGAGGACTCTGGCTTGCTCCCCTCCAGCGCAACAAAAACGTCTGGCTGGTCTATTGAGTCTAATGTC AACCCGCCCGGGCAGCTACCTCATCACTGGCTACTGGCAGCCTATATACAACCAGCCTGCCCATGTCCGCGAAGCCATCATCAAATCATGGGCTACCTCCCCTCGCGAGCGCTGGTCAGCATTGGCCAAAACAATGTCATCGCTCTCCTTTAAGGCATATGCGCAGGCTAGCTCACTCCTGCCCCAGCTGTCGGGCTACTCAGATACGCCCCAGCACTGGCAGCCAAAAGAATCGTTCAATTACAGCTTTATCCAAATCGAGGCTGGTGATGAACCGCATTTCATCGAGACTGATGTTGTCATTGTCGGATCTGGTTGCGGTGGAGGCGTGTCTGCCAAAAACCTAGCAGAGGCTGGTCACAAGGTCCTCGTTGTGGACAAGGCCTATCACTACCCTGCCAAGCACCTCCCCATGTCACAAGAAGCAGCCTGCGCTCATTTGTATGATAGTGGTGGCTTCTTTACGACAGAGGACTCTGGAGCGACGGTGACTGCTGGCAGCACATGGGGTGGAGGAGGCACGGTCAACTGGAGTGTATGTCTCAAGCCCCAGGATTTTGTGCGAAAGGAATGGGCAGATTCCGGGCTTCCTCTCTTCACATCTCCTGCATTCGACGAGTGCTTAGACCGCGTGTGGGAGTTTCAAGAGGCGGGCACTGATCAGATACGACATAATCACCGCAACAAGGTCCTTCTTAATGGTTCAAATAAGCTCGGATGGGCGTCATCCCCCGCTCCAGTCAACACGGGTGGCAGGGAGCACTTTTGTGGTCAGTGTCATCTAGGCTGTGGCCTAGCTGAGAAGAGAGGTCCAGCCACGAGCTGGCTGCCGGATGCCGCCAAAGCCGGTGCGCAATTCATGGAAGGATTTCAGGTGGATAATGTCATATTTGATTCTGATGAACAGACTGCCATTGGCGTCGAAGGGAACTGGCTTTCAAGGGATAGCAAAGGAGGCGTGAATGATTCGGTTGGTGATAGAGTCAAGAGACGGGTCGTAGTCAAAGCCAAGAAGGTGATCCTTGCGGCCGGCTCAATATGGAGTCCGCTCGTTCTCATGAAGAGTGGCATTACT AACCAACATGTGGGAGCTAATCTGCACCTACATCCTTGCAACTTTGTCACAGCAGTATACAAGGAAGAAACCAGGCCTTGGGAGGGAGGCATCATCACAAGCTACTCTTCGGAGTTCGATAACACCGACGGTAGTGGCTACGGAGCCAAACTGGAGACTACATGCATGGTG CCGTTTACCATTCTATCTCAACCCTCATGGATGGGGGGCTTGAATGCAAAACTTCATATGACGAAATACCGTCACATGGATGCATGGATCTCATTAACAAGAGACCGCGATGGAGGCAGGGTCTTTCCAGACCCATCGACTGGCCAACCTCGCATTGACTATACTACCTCAGACTATGATCGAGCCCATACCATGCAGGGCGTGGAAGGTCTGGCCAAAATCTGCTATGTCACGGGAGCAACTGAGATACGCCCTCTCCTCCCCGGTCTGGAACCCTTTCTCCGCAACGGAGAGAGCTCGTCGGAGCATTCTCTGGACTCCCAGGGACCAGTGGCCGACCCAGAGACCAGCGACCCAGCCTTTGCCGCCTGGCTCGCCCGCGTACGTGAAGTGGGCAACAAACCACCAACGACAACATGGGGCTCGGCCCATCAGATGGGCACGTGCCGTATGAGCGCAAACAGGGACGAGGGCGTGGTGGACGAGAAGGGCCGGGTATGGGGCACAGAGAATCTGTACGTTGCAGACGGGAGCGTGTTTCCCAGCGCAAGTGGCGTGAATCCCATGATCACCATTATGGCCATTGCGGATTGGATATCGCGCGGCGTGGACGCAGACCTCAGGGCGTGA